A stretch of the Solanum dulcamara chromosome 6, daSolDulc1.2, whole genome shotgun sequence genome encodes the following:
- the LOC129892602 gene encoding E3 ubiquitin-protein ligase RMA1H1, with protein MALEQLDTTFNKHDTPLGKWKTMNDEVEENISSDFECNICLDCVHDPVITLCGHLYCWPCIYKWIHFQSVPSENSDQQQPQCPVCKAEVSQKTLIPLYGRGGQSTKPSEGKAPNLGIVIPQRPPSPRCSDHMLIPTTDSNPSQLLQRRSHQQQSQTRQSPYQRSTSPVLSPGGTTTNMLQPSMIGEVAYARIFGNSSTTLYTYPNSYNLAISSSPRMRRQLAQADRSLGRICFFLFCCFATCLILF; from the coding sequence ATGGCCTTAGAACAGCTGGACACTACCTTTAACAAACACGATACTCCATTAGGGAAATGGAAGACGATGAACGATGAAGTTGAAGAGAATATTTCCAGTGATTTTGAGTGTAACATATGCCTGGATTGTGTGCATGACCCTGTGATAACTTTATGTGGTCACCTTTACTGCTGGCCTTGCATTTACAAATGGATTCATTTCCAGAGTGTTCCTTCAGAAAATTCGGATCAGCAGCAACCCCAGTGCCCTGTTTGCAAGGCTGAAGTTTCACAAAAAACATTGATTCCACTCTATGGACGCGGTGGCCAATCTACAAAACCATCCGAAGGGAAGGCTCCGAATCTTGGCATAGTGATCCCACAAAGACCCCCTAGTCCAAGATGCAGCGATCACATGCTGATACCAACTACCGATTCAAATCCATCCCAGCTACTTCAACGCCGAAGTCATCAACAACAGTCTCAAACACGTCAATCGCCTTATCAGCGAAGCACCTCACCCGTGCTCAGCCCTGGTGGCACCACAACTAATATGTTACAACCCTCCATGATTGGAGAAGTGGCCTATGCAAGGATTTTTGGCAACTCATCAACAACTCTATACACATATCCTAACTCTTATAATCTAGCAATCAGCAGTAGTCCAAGAATGAGAAGGCAATTAGCACAGGCTGATAGATCACTTGGGAGAATAtgttttttcctcttttgttgCTTTGCCACATGTCTAATCTTGTTTTGA
- the LOC129891756 gene encoding pentatricopeptide repeat-containing protein At2g20710, mitochondrial, which translates to MAKLVQQSVKSLWKFSTCLLRVSSYSTKPETLVSLFLPNKDEGSKPLTSSPKDALYSRLIYLTRSKESVESVISILDKWVSEENPIKYEDLQIIVKQFRDCRRYEHAFQIFEWIKKSKNFDISPGDLAVELDLVSKAHGLEAVETYFTSIPDDLRTYKVYGALLNCYADARVLKKAEDTMQKLKELGYTGTVAYNVMMTLYAKLGYLEKLQSLMLEMEDKGISGDVFSYNILLNAYASVPNVTEMEKVLMKMEADPLLVDWSSYTIAAKGYLKAGDIEKANKSLKKCEQSRKGKREELAIDMLITLYTSLGKKDDVYRIWNKYKKKVKHHNSSYHCMIRGLEKLDDLDGAEKIFAEWETNRVHFDIRIPNLLISAYCKKGHMEKAISIIEQLGESGKHPNGSTWNRLALGYCVQNDMEKAVETMKKAILASKPGWKPHFHSLVSCVKYLQSKGDTQGEEELKDLLRVRGLCSKEVERGIDKYIEIGNRKSEALNETDLEETCSQ; encoded by the exons ATGGCGAAACTTGTTCAACAAAGTGTGAAATCATTGTGGAAATTCAGCACTTGTCTTCTTAGGGTTTCTTCATATTCTACAAAACCTGAAACCCTAGTGTCCTTATTTTTGCCTAATAAAGATGAAGGTTCTAAACCCTTAACCTCATCTCCGAAGGATGCTCTGTACAGTAGGTTGATCTATTTGACACGCTCTAAGGAATCCGTGGAGTCCGTCATATCAATACTTGACAAATGGGTTAGTGAAGAAAATCCCATTAAGTATGAAGACCTACAGATTATCGTCAAACAATTTAGAGATTGCCGTCGCTACGAGCATGCCTTTCAg ATTTTTGAGTGGATTAAGAAGTCCAAGAATTTTGATATATCACCCGGAGATTTGGCAGTCGAACTGGATTTAGTATCAAAAGCCCATGGTCTGGAAGCCGTAGAGACATATTTCACTAGCATTCCAGATGATTTAAGAACCTACAAGGTATATGGTGCTCTCTTGAATTGCTATGCTGATGCAAGGGTCTTAAAAAAAGCAGAAGATACCATGCAAAAGCTGAAGGAGTTGGGCTATACTGGCACAGTGGCATACAATGTTATGATGACCCTTTATGCTAAATTGGGGTATCTTGAGAAGCTACAGTCACTTATGCTAGAGATGGAAGACAAGGGAATTTCTGGTGATGTGTTTTCCTACAATATCCTCTTAAATGCATATGCATCTGTTCCCAATGTTACGGAAATGGAGAAGGTTCTGATGAAAATGGAAGCTGATCCTCTGTTGGTTGATTGGAGTTCTTACACAATTGCTGCCAAGGGGTACCTGAAAGCTGGTGATATAGAAAAGGCTAACAAGTCATTGAAGAAATGCGAGCAGAGTCGCAAGGGGAAAAGGGAAGAGCTTGCTATTGACATGCTCATTACTCTCTATACTAGTTTGGGAAAGAAAGATGATGTATATCGTATATGGaataaatacaagaaaaaaGTTAAGCATCACAATTCAAGTTATCATTGTATGATACGCGGACTAGAAAAGTTGGATGATCTTGATGGTGCAGAGAAGATATTCGCTGAGTGGGAAACAAACAGGGTACACTTTGACATTCGAATTCCAAACTTGCTCATAAGTGCTTATTGCAAAAAGGGTCATATGGAAAAGGCTATATCAATCATAGAGCAACTCGGGGAGAGTGGGAAGCATCCCAATGGGAGCACATGGAATCGTCTGGCACTCGGTTATTGTGTACAAAATGACATGGAGAAGGCAGTGGAGACAATGAAGAAAGCAATCTTGGCTAGTAAGCCAGGGTGGAAGCCACACTTTCACAGTTTGGTTTCCTGTGTGAAGTACTTGCAATCAAAAGGAGATACTCAAGGAGAAGAAGAGCTTAAAGATTTACTTAGGGTGCGAGGTCTGTGCTCAAAAGAAGTTGAAAGGGGTATAGATAAGTATATTGAAATTGGAAATCGCAAGTCCGAGGCACTTAATGAAACAGACCTTGAGGAGACTTGTTCACAATAG
- the LOC129891757 gene encoding uncharacterized protein LOC129891757 — translation MVWGDLNERFNKVDGSRSYQLHREICTLHQGNLTMSEYFTKLCLLWDEFDALVLPPACNCGKSRSYVDHLQFLRLFAFLMGLNEVYSHAHSQILMINPLPSVSKAYAMITSDESQRLTAGSRISGDVHESMALYAGRSNHYMEKGPSSIMNFGRRKRPYDNTGSNSRDSMAIYSGRGGYTSAGNGNYNNSKQKKNWHLVCDYCKLHGHTKDICYRLIGYPADWKFKKKVGPGPGVMNTGREMTNHAYAERDTRDEFGPMNTG, via the coding sequence ATGGTCTGGGGAGATCTGAATGAGCGATTCAATAAAGTTGATGGATCTAGGAGTTATCAACTTCATCGTGAAATCTGTACACTTCATCAAGGTAATTTGACAATGTCGGAGTATTTCACTAAGCTGTGTCTTctatgggatgaatttgatgCATTAGTCCTACCACCTGCTTGTAATTGTGGCAAATCTAGGAGTTATGTTGATCATCTACAATTTCTGCGTTTATTTGCTTTTCTAATGGGACTGAATGAAGTATATAGTCATGCACACAGTCAAATTCTTATGATAAACCCTCTACCAAGTGTAAGTAAGGCATATGCCATGATAACTTCTGATGAAAGCCAGCGTCTGACTGCTGGATCTAGAATTAGTGGAGATGTTCATGAGTCAATGGCTTTGTATGCTGGAAGAAGTAATCACTACATGGAGAAGGGACCCAGTTCAATCATGAACTTTGGCAGAAGAAAAAGGCCTTATGATAATACAGGAAGCAATTCACGTGATTCAATGGCAATATATAGTGGCAGAGGTGGATATACAAGTGCAGGAAATGGTAACTACAACAACTCAAAACAGAAGAAAAACTGGCATTTAGTTTGTGACTATTGCAAGCTGCATGGCCACACTAAAGATATCTGTTATAGGCTTATTGGTTATCCAGCCGATTGGAAGTTTAAGAAGAAAGTTGGACCAGGTCCAGGTGTGATGAACACAGGAAGGGAGATGACGAACCATGCATATGCTGAAAGGGATACTAGAGATGAATTTGGACCTATGAATACAGGTTAA
- the LOC129891881 gene encoding receptor-like protein EIX1 produces MQIFHLVFGCTLLNILKMSLSKKFIQQLIVFDIFVALSVNYGVVFNSGVGDGNIKCLQTEKEALLSFKQELLDVCGRLSSWGNEGFNQDCAHGEVSIVIIKPVMSSDLIFMAPPVAMHPFPLHRGIPDFLGSLSKLEYLNLSCVGDDFTIVPPNLVNLSSLNTLDLSYNDFLSVNNLEWISRLHQLRYLAIGYVNNLNNSVYTWLFNLSNLTHLDLSGNALYGPIPDAFWNMKSLQHLDLSRNELGGGFSRCLGNSSNLKLLRLSSNNLDGQLPEIMKNLSCVSDSLEYLNLEENHIGGSRTDIVAKIVGSVPDLFLLSSLRELYLSHNQLTGVTESIGRVSKLEKLYLDSNQLEGTISEAHLFKLKQLHWIPPFQLDLNRFTHCKLGPQFPNWLQNQNNISKLDFSASGISDDVPSWFWEQFPGMSF; encoded by the exons ATGCAGATTTTTCACTTGGTATTTGGCTGTACTTTACTCAATATTCTGAAGATGAGcttatcaaaaaaattcattCAACAGCTTATTGTGTTTGACATTTTCGTCGCGCTGTCAGTCAACTATGGTGTTGTGTTCAATTCAGGGGTTGGTGATGGGAATATCAAGTGCCTCCAAACAGAGAAAGAAGCTCTTCTTAGTTTCAAACAGGAGTTGTTAGACGTCTGTGGACGACTTTCCTCTTGGGGAAATGAAGGATTCAATCAAGATTGTGCACATGGAGAGGTGTCCATTGTGATAATCAAACCAGTAATGTCATCAGACTTGATCTTCATGGCCCCTCCGGTGGCAATGCATCCGTTTCCATTGCACC GAGGCATACCAGACTTTCTTGGTTCTCTGAGTAAGTTGGAATACCTCAACTTATCTTGTGTTGGTGATGATTTTACAATAGTTCCTCCTAATCTTGTCAATCTTTCTAGCTTAAACACCCTTGATTTGAGCTATAATGATTTCTTATCTGTGAATAACCTCGAGTGGATTTCACGTCTTCATCAATTGAGATACCTTGCCATAGGTTACGTTAATAATCTGAATAATTCTGTATATACCTGGCTGTTTAACTTAAGCAATCTGACTCACCTTGATCTCTCTGGTAATGCTTTATATGGTCCAATTCCTGATGCTTTTTGGAATATGAAATCCTTACAACACCTTGATCTGTCTCGAAATGAACTTGGAGGTGGCTTCTCTAGATGCCTTGGAAACAGTAGTAATTTGAAATTGTTACGACTATCTTCTAATAATTTAGATGGACAGCTACCCGAGATAATGAAAAACTTGTCATGCGTGTCAGATTCTCTGGAGTACCTGAACCTAGAAGAGAATCACATTGGTGGTTCACGCACTGATATTGTTGCAAA AATAGTGGGATCAGTTCCTGATCTTTTTCTGTTGTCTTCGTTGAGGGAATTATATCTTTCACATAATCAGTTAACTGGTGTAACGGAGAGTATTGGACGCGTTTCCAAACTTGAGAAGTTGTACCTTGATTCCAATCAGCTTGAAGGCACAATATCTGAAGCTCATCTGTTCAAGCTTAAACAATTAC ATTGGATACCCCCTTTTCAGTTGGATCTCAATCGTTTTACCCACTGCAAATTGGGTCCTCAATTCCCAAACTGGCTGCAGAATCAGAACAACATTTCCAAGCTTGATTTTTCAGCCTCTGGAATTTCGGATGACGTTCCTAGTTGGTTCTGGGAGCAGTTTCCTGGGATGAGCTTCTGA